Proteins found in one Arachis stenosperma cultivar V10309 chromosome 8, arast.V10309.gnm1.PFL2, whole genome shotgun sequence genomic segment:
- the LOC130944635 gene encoding cytochrome b5-like, which yields MVITNFNGVGVGFGFGVGCGFGVGWGFGGMPLNFLGLGAGGGCGVGVGLGWGFGTAYGSKYRSSRITFQGMEFDNKVEKGNPNELSKASTEINQHKSKKACWLVINGRVLGVTKFLEERPGGKEVLMELAGKDATKEFDAIGHRKGAQNLVLKHQVGVLQGATIEEVEAKDHVADTESKNKEMSAFVIKEDPKSMSETLYEFFVPVLVGTFYFGYRLLTRANPHI from the exons atgGTCATCACTAATTTCAACGGAGTTGGCGTCGGATTTG GTTTCGGAGTAGGTTGCGGTTTCGGTGTAGGATGGGGTTTCGGAG GTATGCCATTGAACTTCTTGGGTCTTGGTGCAG GTGGAGGCTGTGGCGTTGGAGTAGGACTTGGTTGGGGGTTTGGTACTGCTTATGGTAGCAAGTATCGGTCATCACGGATCACATTTCAGGGAATGGAATTTGACAATAAGGTGGAGAAAGGCAACCCCAATGAGTTATCTAAAGCTAGCACAGAAATAAA CCAACACAAATCCAAGAAAGCTTGTTGGCTTGTGATCAATGGCAGG GTATTGGGTGTCACGAAGTTCTTGGAGGAACGCCCCGGCGGCAAAGAGGTGTTGATGGAGTTAGCAGGCAAGGATGCAACGAAGGAGTTCGATGCAATTGGACACAGAAAAGGAGCACAGAACTTGGTCCTTAAGCACCAGGTGGGTGTCCTGCAAGGTGCCACCATAGAAGAGGTAGAAGCCAAGGACCATGTTGCGGATACGGAGTCCAAGAACAAAGAGATGAGTGCGTTCGTTATAAAAGAGGATCCCAAGTCCATGTCTGAGACACTTTACGAGTTCTTTGTTCCAGTTCTTGTTGGCACATTCTATTTTGGCTACCGATTACTTACCAGAGCAAACCCACACATTTAG
- the LOC130944634 gene encoding uncharacterized protein LOC130944634 — MASTFNRWEKDPFFTAAEQVQESADRMESAYRAWIHAKKDACSSWNSDEICRDVHTALGTAKWQLDEFEKAVTSSYNNSSTKDARNRHQDFISAIVDKITKVEHSLNESLHPGNKAPLPWVRLDEGERDELALFLSGVPEAEGKSVGRDHEDSQSTSGWGSTLEVEDKSPGHRRAASADAHVSSWKIAVSDELQQRNNPDGSSGAMHKVASLSAFVSSMESISKLKWAKNGYKKLKAGNHHQESDNALLPSAQLNGGLNSCYERSKSYLDSCDECYDKQLYGWYGAIQRQLQRSQYQMQYSRPVQLTVWISILLCMIVLIAFCTM; from the exons ATGGCATCCACTTTTAATCGATGGGAGAAAGATCCTTTCTTTACCGCCGCCGAACAAGTTCAGGAGTCCGCAGACAG GATGGAATCTGCGTATAGGGCATGGATTCATGCAAAGAAAGATGCGTGCAGCTCTTGGAACTCTGATGAAATATGCCGGGATGTGCATACTGCCCTTGGCACTGCTAAATGGCAG TTAGATGAATTTGAAAAAGCGGTTACATCGAGTTATAACAATAGCTCAACTAAGGATGCAAGAAATAGGCACCAAGATTTCATTTCTGCCATTGTTGACAAGATTACAAAAGTTGAACATTCCTTAAATGAGTCCCTTCATCCAGGTAACAAGGCGCCTCTGCCTTGGGTGCGTCTAGATGAAGGAGAAAGAGATGAGCTCGCATTGTTCCTTTCCGGTGTGCCAGAGGCTGAAGGAAAATCTGTTGGTAGAGACCATGAAGATTCACAGTCAACATCTGGCTGGGGCTCCACATTAGAAGTGGAGGACAAATCACCTGGGCATCGCAGGGCGGCTAGTGCTGATGCCCATGTTAGTTCTTGGAAAATTGCTGTTTCTGATGAGCTTCAACAACGCAATAACCCCGATGGTTCTTCTGGTGCTATGCATAAGGTAGCCAGTCTCTCTGCGTTTGTTAGCTCCATGGAATCAATCTCTAAGTTGAAGTGGGCCAAGAATGGTTATAAAAAGCTCAAAGCAGGAAATCATCATCAAGAAAGTGATAATGCACTGCTACCATCAGCGCAATTGAATGGG GGCTTGAATTCATGCTATGAAAGAAGTAAGAGTTACCTTGATAGCTGTGATGAATGTTATGATAAGCAACTATATGGATGGTATGGGGCTATTCAAAGACAGCTTCAAAGATCTCAATACCAAATGCAGTACAGTAGGCCTGTTCAGTTAACTGTGTGGATATCTATTCTCCTTTGCATGATAG TTTTAATTGCTTTCTGCACAATGTAG